From a region of the Vidua macroura isolate BioBank_ID:100142 chromosome 25, ASM2450914v1, whole genome shotgun sequence genome:
- the LOC128818953 gene encoding gap junction beta-5 protein-like codes for MNWGAFEGLLRAVNVYSTAFGRIWLSLVFIFRLLVYVVAAEKVWSDDHKDFDCNTRQPGCTNVCFDHFFPVSHIRLWALQLILVTCPSLLVLMHVAYREAKEERLREIKGDNYRRIYPNPGKKRGGLWWTYLLSLIFKASVDVVFLYIFFRFYRNYTLPRVVKCELPPCPNVVDCFISRPTEKNIFTLFMVVTTCICVVLNLIEATYLIGKRCHECLEAGGGDSRRHSHDCPVSCADPVGTGRQVFHGPDYKPPTATVPLTASCPSTLSEDEARS; via the coding sequence ATGAACTGGGGGGCGTTTGAGGGGCTCCTCCGTGCCGTCAATGTGTACTCCACAGCCTTCGGCCGCATCTGGCTCTCCCTCGTCTTCATCTTCCGCCTGCTGGTCTACGTGGTGGCGGCCGAGAAGGTCTGGAGCGATGACCACAAGGACTTTGATTGCAACACACGGCAGCCGGGCTGCACCAACGTCTGCTTTGACCACTTCTTCCCCGTCTCCCACATCCGCCTCTGGGCCCTGCAGCTCATCCTGGTGACGTGTCCGTCCCTCCTGGTCCTCATGCACGTGGCCTACAGGGAGGCCAAGGAGGAGAGGCTCCGTGAGATCAAAGGGGACAACTATCGCCGCATCTACCCCAACCCCGGCAAGAAGCGGGGCGGGCTCTGGTGGACGTACCTGCTCAGCCTCATCTTCAAGGCCAGCGTGGACGTGGTCTTCCTCTACATCTTCTTCCGCTTCTACAGGAACTACACGCTGCCCCGGGTGGTGAAGTGCGAGCTGCCGCCCTGCCCCAACGTGGTGGACTGCTTCATCTCCCGGCCCACCGAGAAAAACATCTTCACCCTCTTCATGGTGGTCACCACCTGCATCTGCGTGGTGCTGAACCTCATCGAGGCCACCTACCTGATCGGGAAGCGGTGCCACGAGTGCCTGGAGGCcggaggaggggacagccggcGGCACAGCCACGACTGCCCCGTGTCCTGCGCCGACCCCGTGGGCacgggcaggcaggtgttccaTGGGCCTGACTACAAACCCCCCACGGCCACCGTCCCGCTCAcagcctcctgccccagcacgCTGTCCGAGGATGAGGCTCGTTCCTAG
- the GJB3 gene encoding gap junction beta-3 protein isoform X1 gives MDWKTLQALLSGVNKYSTAFSRIWLSMVFVFRVLVYVVAAEKVWGDEQKDFDCNTRQPGCTNVCYDHFFPISHIRLWALQLIFVTCPSLLVIMHVAYREDRERKNREKNGENCPKLYSNTGKKHGGLWWTYLFSLIFKLIIEILFLYLLHKMWDSFDLPRLVKCSNVDPCPNTVDCYIARPTEKRVFTYFMVGASSICIVLTVCEIFYLIFKRAVQRARKWRKSTKRSVSYSKASTCHCHIKSEEKDNKSQPSLPNPQTLKSRPV, from the exons ATGGATTGGAAAACGCTGCAGGCGCTGCTCAGCGGGGTCAACAAGTACTCCACAGCCTTCAGCCGCATCTGGCTCTCCATGGTCTTCGTCTTCCGTGTGCTGGTCTACGTGGTGGCGGCCGAGAAGGTCTGGGGCGATGAGCAGAAGGACTTTGATTGCAACACACGGCAGCCGGGCTGCACCAACGTGTGTTATGACCACTTCTTCCCCATCTCCCACATCCgcctctgggctctgcagctcaTCTTTGTCACTTGTCCTTCCCTCCTGGTCATCATGCACGTGGCCTACAGGGAGGACCGCGAGAGGAAGAACCGGGAGAAGAATGGAGAGAATTGCCCCAAGCTCTACAGCAACACGGGCAAGAAGCACGGCGGGCTGTGGTGGACCTACCTGTTCAGCCTCATCTTCAAGCTTATCATAGAGATCCTGTTCCTCTACCTCCTCCACAAGATGTGGGACAGCTTCGATTTGCCACGGCTGGTCAAGTGCTCCAACGTGGATCCCTGTCCCAACACCGTGGACTGCTACATCGCTCGGCCAACCGAGAAAAGGGTCTTCACCTATTTCATGGTCGGAGCCTCCTCCATCTGCATCGTCCTCACCGTCTGTGAGATCTTCTACCTCATCTTCAAGCGAGCTGTCCAGAGGGCAAGGAAATGGAGGAAATCCACCAAGCGCTCCGTCAGCTACAGCAAGGCCTCCACCTGCCACTGTCACATCAAGTCAGAGGAGAAGGACAACAAGTCCCAGCCCAG cctgccaAATCCTCAAACCCTCAAGAGTCGACCCGTGTGA
- the GJB3 gene encoding gap junction beta-3 protein isoform X2, protein MDWKTLQALLSGVNKYSTAFSRIWLSMVFVFRVLVYVVAAEKVWGDEQKDFDCNTRQPGCTNVCYDHFFPISHIRLWALQLIFVTCPSLLVIMHVAYREDRERKNREKNGENCPKLYSNTGKKHGGLWWTYLFSLIFKLIIEILFLYLLHKMWDSFDLPRLVKCSNVDPCPNTVDCYIARPTEKRVFTYFMVGASSICIVLTVCEIFYLIFKRAVQRARKWRKSTKRSVSYSKASTCHCHIKSEEKDNKSQPRCVAALTAV, encoded by the coding sequence ATGGATTGGAAAACGCTGCAGGCGCTGCTCAGCGGGGTCAACAAGTACTCCACAGCCTTCAGCCGCATCTGGCTCTCCATGGTCTTCGTCTTCCGTGTGCTGGTCTACGTGGTGGCGGCCGAGAAGGTCTGGGGCGATGAGCAGAAGGACTTTGATTGCAACACACGGCAGCCGGGCTGCACCAACGTGTGTTATGACCACTTCTTCCCCATCTCCCACATCCgcctctgggctctgcagctcaTCTTTGTCACTTGTCCTTCCCTCCTGGTCATCATGCACGTGGCCTACAGGGAGGACCGCGAGAGGAAGAACCGGGAGAAGAATGGAGAGAATTGCCCCAAGCTCTACAGCAACACGGGCAAGAAGCACGGCGGGCTGTGGTGGACCTACCTGTTCAGCCTCATCTTCAAGCTTATCATAGAGATCCTGTTCCTCTACCTCCTCCACAAGATGTGGGACAGCTTCGATTTGCCACGGCTGGTCAAGTGCTCCAACGTGGATCCCTGTCCCAACACCGTGGACTGCTACATCGCTCGGCCAACCGAGAAAAGGGTCTTCACCTATTTCATGGTCGGAGCCTCCTCCATCTGCATCGTCCTCACCGTCTGTGAGATCTTCTACCTCATCTTCAAGCGAGCTGTCCAGAGGGCAAGGAAATGGAGGAAATCCACCAAGCGCTCCGTCAGCTACAGCAAGGCCTCCACCTGCCACTGTCACATCAAGTCAGAGGAGAAGGACAACAAGTCCCAGCCCAGGTGTGTGGCAGCCCTAACTGCTGTCTGA
- the GJB3 gene encoding gap junction beta-3 protein isoform X3: protein MDWKTLQALLSGVNKYSTAFSRIWLSMVFVFRVLVYVVAAEKVWGDEQKDFDCNTRQPGCTNVCYDHFFPISHIRLWALQLIFVTCPSLLVIMHVAYREDRERKNREKNGENCPKLYSNTGKKHGGLWWTYLFSLIFKLIIEILFLYLLHKMWDSFDLPRLVKCSNVDPCPNTVDCYIARPTEKRVFTYFMVGASSICIVLTVCEIFYLIFKRAVQRARKWRKSTKRSVSYSKASTCHCHIKSEEKDNKSQPRGEEL from the exons ATGGATTGGAAAACGCTGCAGGCGCTGCTCAGCGGGGTCAACAAGTACTCCACAGCCTTCAGCCGCATCTGGCTCTCCATGGTCTTCGTCTTCCGTGTGCTGGTCTACGTGGTGGCGGCCGAGAAGGTCTGGGGCGATGAGCAGAAGGACTTTGATTGCAACACACGGCAGCCGGGCTGCACCAACGTGTGTTATGACCACTTCTTCCCCATCTCCCACATCCgcctctgggctctgcagctcaTCTTTGTCACTTGTCCTTCCCTCCTGGTCATCATGCACGTGGCCTACAGGGAGGACCGCGAGAGGAAGAACCGGGAGAAGAATGGAGAGAATTGCCCCAAGCTCTACAGCAACACGGGCAAGAAGCACGGCGGGCTGTGGTGGACCTACCTGTTCAGCCTCATCTTCAAGCTTATCATAGAGATCCTGTTCCTCTACCTCCTCCACAAGATGTGGGACAGCTTCGATTTGCCACGGCTGGTCAAGTGCTCCAACGTGGATCCCTGTCCCAACACCGTGGACTGCTACATCGCTCGGCCAACCGAGAAAAGGGTCTTCACCTATTTCATGGTCGGAGCCTCCTCCATCTGCATCGTCCTCACCGTCTGTGAGATCTTCTACCTCATCTTCAAGCGAGCTGTCCAGAGGGCAAGGAAATGGAGGAAATCCACCAAGCGCTCCGTCAGCTACAGCAAGGCCTCCACCTGCCACTGTCACATCAAGTCAGAGGAGAAGGACAACAAGTCCCAGCCCAG AGGAGAAGAGCTGTGA